The proteins below are encoded in one region of Nakamurella flava:
- the mtrB gene encoding MtrAB system histidine kinase MtrB, whose amino-acid sequence MPDRSPGHDAPAGPPSGPATADADRPRPKAWWRTVVSRGRRRILGLSRSLLVRTIVATFVLTSLAMLMLGFIIQQQITNGLLQSKIDAAVTEIAAARTTVESSLAGADSDPTSLSEQLRVALTEVGRDERGASGVGGAAAGVFEPVIVPSRVGADTDLDLDQPLGDVPAELRARVSQGNVSYQYTTIRRDGQAVPALVVGSPARTNTDSFEVYLIFPLGGELGTVQVVQRTLALGGAGLAVTVTLIAGLVAHQVVRPVRRAAETAGKLAAGDLGERMPVSGPAELTTLARSFNGMADAIRAQIRQLEEFGTLQRRFTSDVSHELRTPLTTVRMAADVLHGSREDFPAPLARSTELLVDELDRFEALLAELLEISRHDAGMAELSAEPIDVRSRIASVVAAAQPLAEQSGIDLRMTLPAEPVVAEIDTRRVDRIVRNLVNNAIDHAEGRPVLVELAADDDVLAVAVTDEGVGLRPGEAGLVFNRFWRADPSRQRQTGGTGLGLAISLEDARLHGGWLQASGSPGLGARFRLTLPRRRGALIAGSPLPLWADSDETGDAAETGGPSDDHSDHTDRDAADVLAAVAAAARAAAGTAGTVPGTTEMPRRFGLAADPTLPTVRTTAARPVELADLTEGLEMARGDGPSQTAQGSPPVADRVRRDDAGRTP is encoded by the coding sequence ATGCCCGACCGCAGCCCCGGCCACGACGCGCCGGCCGGGCCGCCGTCGGGTCCGGCCACCGCTGACGCGGACCGCCCGCGCCCCAAGGCGTGGTGGCGCACCGTCGTCTCGCGGGGGCGCCGCCGCATCCTGGGACTGAGCCGCTCGCTGCTGGTCCGCACCATCGTCGCGACGTTCGTCTTGACCAGCCTGGCCATGCTGATGCTGGGCTTCATCATCCAGCAGCAGATCACCAACGGTCTGCTGCAGTCGAAGATCGACGCCGCCGTCACCGAGATCGCCGCCGCCCGGACGACGGTCGAGAGCAGCCTGGCCGGGGCCGATTCGGACCCCACCTCTTTGTCCGAGCAGCTGCGGGTCGCGCTGACCGAGGTGGGTCGCGATGAACGGGGTGCGTCCGGGGTGGGGGGAGCCGCGGCCGGGGTCTTCGAGCCGGTCATCGTCCCCAGCCGGGTCGGCGCGGACACCGATCTCGATCTCGACCAACCGCTGGGGGACGTGCCGGCCGAACTGCGGGCGCGGGTCAGCCAGGGCAACGTCTCCTACCAGTACACGACCATCCGCCGCGACGGCCAGGCCGTTCCCGCGCTCGTCGTGGGGAGCCCGGCGCGCACCAACACCGACTCGTTCGAGGTGTACCTGATCTTCCCGCTGGGCGGTGAACTCGGCACCGTCCAGGTGGTCCAGCGCACGCTCGCTCTCGGTGGGGCCGGACTCGCCGTCACCGTCACCCTGATCGCCGGCCTGGTCGCCCACCAGGTGGTTCGCCCGGTCCGACGGGCGGCCGAGACCGCCGGCAAACTCGCCGCCGGCGACCTGGGCGAGCGGATGCCGGTGTCCGGTCCGGCCGAGCTGACCACGCTGGCCCGGTCCTTCAACGGGATGGCCGACGCGATCCGGGCGCAGATCCGCCAGCTGGAGGAGTTCGGCACCCTGCAGCGGCGATTCACTTCCGACGTCTCCCACGAACTGCGCACACCGTTGACCACCGTCCGGATGGCGGCGGACGTCCTGCACGGCAGCCGGGAAGACTTCCCGGCCCCCCTGGCCCGCTCCACCGAGCTGCTGGTCGACGAACTCGACCGGTTCGAGGCGCTGCTGGCCGAACTGCTCGAGATCAGCCGCCACGACGCCGGAATGGCCGAGCTCAGCGCCGAGCCCATCGACGTCCGGTCGCGTATCGCCTCCGTCGTCGCCGCCGCCCAGCCGCTGGCCGAGCAGTCCGGGATCGATCTGCGGATGACCCTGCCGGCCGAACCGGTCGTCGCCGAGATCGACACGCGTCGCGTCGACCGGATCGTCCGCAACCTCGTCAACAACGCCATCGACCACGCGGAAGGGCGTCCGGTGCTGGTGGAACTGGCCGCCGACGACGACGTCCTGGCCGTCGCGGTCACCGACGAGGGTGTCGGCCTACGACCGGGGGAGGCCGGACTGGTGTTCAACCGCTTCTGGCGGGCCGACCCCTCCCGGCAGCGCCAGACCGGTGGCACCGGTCTCGGACTCGCGATCTCCCTGGAGGACGCGCGGCTGCACGGAGGGTGGTTGCAGGCGTCCGGCAGTCCCGGCCTCGGCGCCCGCTTCCGGCTCACCCTGCCCCGCCGCCGGGGCGCGTTGATCGCCGGGTCGCCGTTGCCGCTATGGGCCGACAGCGACGAGACCGGCGACGCGGCGGAGACCGGCGGACCGTCCGACGACCACTCCGACCACACCGACCGCGACGCCGCCGACGTCCTGGCCGCCGTGGCCGCGGCCGCCCGAGCCGCCGCGGGCACCGCCGGAACCGTCCCGGGAACGACGGAGATGCCGCGGCGGTTCGGCCTTGCCGCCGACCCCACCCTGCCGACCGTCCGGACCACGGCGGCGCGACCGGTCGAGCTGGCCGACCTCACCGAGGGCCTGGAGATGGCCCGCGGCGACGGCCCATCGCAGACCGCGCAGGGATCGCCTCCGGTCGCCGACCGCGTGCGACGAGATGATGC